tactGTATAGTGATACTGATAGGTTCTGAATTTGTAATTACTTTCTTTAACTGATGCATAAAATAAATGAGAAACTTACATTTCACTTTCATTCCATTATTTCCGAATAGGTATAAATGTGTTTCAAAACTAATTTGGCTTGTATAAATTATACTGGAATACTGTCAAAACTCATTCATACTTAAAACGGCACAAgtctttttgtaaaaagttaaaGCTTGAGTTGATTAGCACTTCTGTGGGTTAAGATAATTCTTCTTGTAACATGTTCATTCTAGTTGTAAAATAGAACGTATTCtaattacatacttacattaagcttttcttttaagtttgtATTTCTGGTTCTTGTTGTAAAGGGACACGCACTCCATCAAAATTTAAACCTCTTCTTTAAAAGTGGAAATTTGTGTATTTATCCTAGTTACAAAATAtaccattttattattgttttattaaggtAGGTAATTTAATCAAGTCATAATTGTCGCAAAGTCTATAGTGATGAAATgaccataattattataaaggtAGGCAAACAAAACTAAAGAtgttaaataggtaaaaaaatacatcataagtatttcatttgagacattaaaatgataagaataaaacaaaaataaaatggtaaattttgtaaacgcgccaaatacacaaacgtcCGTATGAAAAGTGTTGTAGCTCATGTTGTGCCGTTCTCGAGAATGTTCtccattttgtataggaaacgtTCTCGCTCAAAGCCCATAGTAAACGGAGAACATTCTCGAGAACGGCACACCTTATAGTCGTGATTAAGAAGAGATTTACCTAATTTGAatggaatacgttccattttacgacaagaatgacactttttataaaaataattaaacactcttaaaataagagctttacttcatttgattggaatacgttccattttacgacaagaatgacactttctataagaagaattaaacactcttaaaagaagagcttcacttcatttgattggaatacgttccattttacgacaagaatgacactttttataagaagaattaaacactcttaaaagaagagctttacttcatttgattggaatacgttccattttacgacaagaatgacactttttataagaagaattaaacactcttaaaagaagagctttacttcatttgattggaatacgttccattttacgacaagaatgacactttttataagaagaattaaacactcttaaaagaagagctttacCTCATTTGATTCGAATAAGTTCCATTTTACAACAAGAAAAGAACTATTTTGCAAGAACAATTAATGCTTTTGAGTAAATTATCTCGGTTACTTAGAACAAgatattttcgttcttgggtcaaacaatttagcttttaaaaaaaGAGCCTTACATCATTTGACCGGAATATGGGCCATTTGACAACAAGAACAAAACGCTCTTGAGTAAATTAATCAGCTATTTAGATCAAgatattttcgttcttgggtcaaacaatttagcttttaaaaaaaGAGCCTTACATCATTTGAAGAGAATGATGTACGGCTCTTttttaaaagctaaattgtttgacccaagaacgaaaatatcttgttttaaatattttcgttcttgggtTAAACAATTTAGCTTTTGAAAAAAGAGCCTTACATCATTTGAAGAGAATATGTGCTATTTTACAATAAGAACTAACGCTTTTGagccaattttgaatactattataaacaaaatacaTTCAATCTTCGTTAAAGAGCCTTTCAATGTTAAATTAAGAAAAggaataattatgtcaaaatgcTTTCTCTCTTGAAACAACAGTTATTAGCTTTTAGTGGAAGAGATATTTAAAATGTTGATACAAAAAAGTAGTTCTTGGTCTAAGAACTATAATGCGAAACATTTTATATCTCAATCTAAGTAATTCTCCATTTTCCTTATATCGAAATCCCAAAAGATCTTGACTCAAATAATATTACTTGCttcaagtaattttttttttctgtgtatgAATACAAAATAATGATACTTTATGTGTTTTGCTTAAGTACTTCTAAATGGATGAAACCTTAAACTTCGTGTACTAGGTACCAATGTCATATATGTCACACCGGAAAGTGTACCAATACCAATGTCATATATGTCAAATCggaaagtacctacctataattttataacaaaacgggacttaatcgcgtaaacacttacattcaTATTAGGCCCGACCccaagtcccgttttgttctaaaattatgagtgcaaatcgtgttagtctaaatcaatatacctacctatagctAAGAAAAACGTTCGGACGGACTTAGATATTTTTTGACGGAAATTTACATTATCCATTTCGaagttatttttttctttatgtcCTGTAAAATAATATCCTGGAATTACCTGGAACTTTTCCACATCTTTGGAAATTTTCCGCAACTGTCTACGTTGCGGTTccgatacttaaaataaaatattttttgcagtgcacgaaataaaacaccacataattagaagaaaaatatggacagtagttatgtttaaacataatttctatttaataagtcaaagagaaagatataaattgaccgtgacgtcactcctcagtatttcatagtaatttcacattagcaaatcgttttgacagttcttaaaaagaaactgatttgactagtaggaaactatcATATCTAATTTTATctctaaatacatttttaaatattttcatattataacattattttttaagcaATTTCGCACCCCAAAAGATCCGTATTACAAGTACTGACACTCGCAACCCCGCATTACCGCTCGGCCTAATGCACTATAATTTGGCCGCACCATCATTACAGTAACCGAGTTTCGGACGTAACACGCGGTGAATATTTTATATAGTCAGAGGTTAAAGTGTGGTTGGGATTAAGAAAATCTATAAAATTAGGACGCCCTTCTTTTGGgtagtttttgtttttaacccccgacgcaaaaacgacagggtgttataagtttgacgtgtctgtctgtctgtttgtctgtctgtctgtgtgtgtgtctgtctgtggcatcgtagctcccgaacggatgacccgatttagatttagtttttttacctGTTaacttagtcgggagtgttcttagccgtgtttcatgaaaatcggtctactatgtcgcggtcgggggttttttcaaaattttaattttgtggttattgatGATATCGTATGGGTCGCAACCACATACTACAAACGCTGAGTTTTCAGGGTCTCCCTCGGAATCCCTAATAacgtttgttcgaaaatcacttggcctaactcatttggccgaattatgaaatgcctaacgctcttttggccaaacgatcatttggcataatttaaattttgccccaaaaatgacattacccagaaccgattcgctgttagaaaggtaggtttaggttaggttagaaccgtgacctcacacaaatccgaatcgcttctaaaaaagtgggtttaacggcgttaggcgaaacaatattaggacatttaaattaggccaaatgatcattatgccaaaaaatattaggcaatgtaaaaatagttcaaaaaactttaGGGATTCCGATATAGATCCGAGTTTTCAACATAACCTACATAACTTAAAACTAGATACTTAATACTGTgaatactatccatactaatattataaatgggaaagtgtgtgaatctgtttgttcgtccgtccttcacgtcaaaacggagcgaagaattgacgtgattttttaagtggagataatggaagggatggaaagtgacataggctacttttagtctctttctaacgcgagcgaagccgcgagcaaaagctagtaatattataaatgggaaaatctgtttgtccatctttcacggcaaaacggagcgacgaattgtcatgattttttaagtggagatagttgaaaggatggagagtgacataggctactttgtgtctctttctaactcccacttccctaacatggggggtggaagtttgtatggagcattccgcaatttccaaatttaacgcgagcgaagccgcgggcaaaagttagtatttTTATTAACTGACCGGAATTTTGAACAACTTGCACTTACtattttaaattacaatatttgTGTCGCACCATTATTAGTTCTaataaggagggttcgggttgccgacgactccaATGACAATAGAGGGAACAAAtaagttccgtaggtccttccgtcaccagcacaccgcaccctggttgagctctggcaaccttactcaccggcaggaaagcaacactatgagtagtgtctagtgctatttggctgcggtcttctgtaaggcggaggtagttccccagttgggctctgctctaaaTTCGAGCGCGATGATATCCTGTGCTGTgtcctaccacacaaagcggaatatcattcgctatacCCTACCTCCTACAGAAAATGTcgcttttaataaaattatagtcaTAATTTTCTTTTTACGTTTAACCAAGATGGGAcaaacgttttttaaattaatagtttCAGGCATCAGATTTACCATATTCGTCTTTTGAATACCAATCTAAATACCTGTGACAGTCCAATCGATAAATGAATATAATTGGAAACAAATTGCGATGCAGTATAATGGGGCAATTAGGGCTAGTTTTCTATAACGGCGCTAGATGGTCATCGCTCATGTAACATTCAGCAGCGTAGGTACGGGATAATCTCCCTTAATGACTTGGAGTGCAGGCGCCTCCGATTGTACTTATAATTTTTTATACGGATAGTAATGTTATGTTTATTTCCTTCACAAAAGGGTCTTCTCTTATTCTTAcatatcacgcctgtatcccatacaggggtaggcagagcacatgaaaccactctTGTTAGAGGCACTCTTGCCAggaggggttgaaagaaaacgaaatgtgacattgcagtgacaggttgccagcctctcgcctgcgccacaatttaacccatatcccacagtcgacttctacgacacccactggAAGAAAGGACTCTAATGCTTATAGTGTAGTAAGGTTGTGTtcataaaaaagaaaacaaaatttcttATAAAAAGGTCTTTATTGCGCATGAAACATAAAATCCCTTATTTAAATGAAAGCCACATATGTCTGGAAAGTTCGAATTAAAACAATTATCTgtatatttaatagtattttacatCTTGTCACGCAAAAAACATTATATGACATGGCTGTATATTTTTATGTCTTGAGCGGTATGTGACTTATTTTATGACAGGTGACATGAGACGGCAGTTTAAATATCTGGGACATAGCCATGGCAAGAACATAAACAAGGCACTTATAAAAGTGATAAACTCCTGATAGTCAATTATTAGTGAATttatcattatgaaataaataaaactaaactaaactaaactagtATGACCGCAAAAAATAAGGGATGTGTACTAGTGCTGGACAGTGACCCAGTAGATGTCACTGTCAATAAATGCGACAGCAGGGTGTGATATATTGGGCATTAACGTGTCCAtcactggtacctactttacgGTAAGATGACAAACCTGccaagtacagtcagcagccaagctgtgaatacaaagtgctaataatatgtatacacacttTAATCTACAGGCAATAAacttctgtatacatatttcaggcactttggctgtattcatagCGTTGTTGCTGACTGTAATCTGCAAGAGAAGATTTGCATTGTGCCGTCCGTGTTCACCAAGCGATTGTAGCCCAAACGGATCGACGACTCCCCAGACGCGCGGAGAAAATCCCGTAGCAGCGACCATGATGCCGACAGTTATCGCTAACAGTAACTTACCCGCGAGATCGAGCGTGAGCGCTAACGATCGCCGCACGTCGCTACCCGCTAAAGTGGACAAAGCGGAGAAGACCCCGGTACGCATTCCTGATGATGATGTCGTGAATGAAAATATAACACCGACACCACCGATACAGGTGGTTGACTTAAATAATTCATTACACTATAAAAACAACACACCTGACCCGACTCAACCACCCGAAGACTTGTGCAATGAGAAATGGAACATCGCATCATATTCTAAAGGCCGCATGCGacagaaaccaacgcgcgtctCGATAACAGGCACCGGACCCTTAGATATAAACCTAAAAACGTCTGAGCGAGTCGGGAGTAAAAAACTACATACTTGTCTATCTTTTAAAGAAGACACCACCGCTGAGGCGATCAAATCATACATAACAAAGAAAACGGGCAGTGCAGACTGTACTGTTATTAAGTTACAGCTTAAACACAATCATTATGCGTCTTTCGCAATAACGGCCCCGCAGAGCTTATTTGACAGTCTTATGTCCGCCGAAATGTGGCCATCCGGGACAGAAGTCAGCGAGTGGTTTCGAGGCGGCACCGGGCGCGCGAGGCGCGCTCGCCCCTCCCGCCGCGCCCCCGCCACATCCAACACCAGCGCGGCCTTATCAGCGCAAAGCATCCCAAGAAGTCATAACTACATGTCACCACAATATTAGAGGCCTTAATAGTAAAACTAGACAATTAGAAGTATTGCTGGCCGACGAGCTACTCTGTGACGTGCTAATTCTAACCGAACATTTTTTACGCGACTACGAAATTATATCTGTAACATTAACTAATTTCGACCTTATTTCGTACTACTGTAGACCGAATATCGAACGCGGAGGTAGCTGCATTTACGTTAAGTCGCATATCAAGGCTATAAATAGACCCGATTATTGTGATTTATCCCGGGAACAAATATTCGATGTATGTGCTATATATCTCGTaaacgaaaatattttaattgtgGGAATATATCACTCTAATCTCACTAGCCATACTGAATACTTAAAATTGTTCGACGCGTTACTAACCAAGATTAACGACGACAAATTATCAGCAATAATAATGGGTGATATAAACATCGATTTACTAAACAATACTTCgataaaaagacagctgttagACATACTAAGTTCACACGGGTTCAGTCAGTACGTCCAAGATGTGACCAGGCGAGACGGTACAAGTGCTACCTTACTGGACCACGCGTACTGTAACATTCGCGACGACCGAGTAGCCGCCACCTGTATAGACACTAATCTGAGCGACCACGCAGCTCAAAGGTTAACCGTCCCGCGGCCCCCCCGCCATGCAACACCTGCACCGATAACAAAACGAGTTTACAGTAATAAAAACAGAGCATCTTTTGTTTCCGCATTGGATTCTATAGATTGGAATAGGATAGTAACTACTTATCTTAGTGACTGTAACACCTTTgcaaaaaaagtaataataattttaacaaacTTACTGGATATCCACATACCATTAAAAAAGATCATACCACAACGTAAAGTCTGCCCCTGGATAGATTCTGAAATAATTGAACTCAGACTTTTATCAAATGAACTGAGTAACCTATCAAAAAAATTCCCTCATAACACCTCATTGATTCAGTCCTCCGAGAAAGTACTAAACTCTTACAACCGGGAACTTAAAGCTAAACGTACTGCTTATTTCAACTCTGTAATCACTAACAACCCTAATAAAAGCAAGGCTATGTGGTCAGCCATAAATACTGAATTAGCTCGGAAGGCTCGGGAGCGCGTCGATTACACCGAGCTGCTGGTGGACAGCGCCAACCGCCCGTTCGCGACCAAACAACAGGCGGTGGACGCCCTCAATCACGAGTTCGTATCGGCCGCTGCCGCGTGCGGAGCGCCCGCGGCCAACCGCGGCCGTTGTATAACCGCACTATCGCGCGGGTATGGCGCAAGTGACTCTTCCATGAGACTTAAGCCATTCACTCACGACGAGGTTGAAagcatttttaaaaacttaattgCCTCTAAAAATAGCACAGACACTTACGGCCTATCCTCCAAGTTATTAAAACAAGCCAGCCCTTCAATATGTCACGTACTCGACCAATTGTACAACAGTTGCATGCGATCGGGGGTGTACCCGGATAGCATGAAAAAGGTTAAAATATGCCCATTATACAAAGGAAAAGGTAAAAAATCAGCTATCAAGTCGTACCGCCCAATATCCTTAGTACCAGGCCTTAGTAAATGTTTTGAAGTTGGCATAAATAAAAGGTTGCTTAATTTCTGGACACCAAGAAACGTACTATCCGATAACCAATACGCCTACCGTAGCGGCCGGTCCACCACCGATCTAGTGCGAAAAGTGGTGCGCTGTGTGATGAGCGCCCGCGAGGCAAGACGACCGGTAGCGGTCATATGCTGCGATCTCTCGCGCGCGTTCGACACTGCGGACCACTCGCTTATCGCTGACAAACTCGCCCACTACGGGATCCGCGGTCCGGCGAGTCAACTAATACTCTCTTCATGACAAACAGAGCCCAAGTTGTTGTCGGGGACGGGGGTCACGTCGTGTCCTCGGAACTGCGAAACCTGATGGGAGTGCCCCAGGGATCCTGTCTCTCCAATTCCTTATTCACTATACTACTGAACGACTTGCCAATGGCAATACAAGGCGCGGAGTTATTTATGTACGCCGATGATGTCACGGCTGTCGTCAGCACTTCCGCCGAGCAGGACCTGGGAGAGGCGCTAAATCACGTGATGGAACAGCTCCATGAGTGGTTCCAATCGAACGGTCTGGCACTCAACAAGGACAAAACGTGCTACATGACATTTAAATTAAACGGGCACACAAGTGAAACTTTGAGGGTGTGTGCGGGCGGCACAGCTATACAGCACCTGTCATGCACGCGCCTCCTTGGTTTTCAGCTTGACGACGCGCTGACGTGGGAGCCGCACATAGATGAACTGTGCGGCAGGCTGGGGCGCGCGTGTTTCGCTCTACGGCGCCTGGCGCACACCGCGGGTAGGGACGCAGTGCGTGAGTGTTACTTCGCAACAGTGCACTCCCTCCTTACCTACGGTGTTGAGCTTTGGGCGCGCGCCTCTGACTGGAACCGTGCGTTCGTTATGCAAAAGCGAGCGGTCCGCGCAATGTCCGGCAAGCCTGCGGACGCTCCAGCTCGACCACTTTTTCATGACCTTAGAATTTTGCCGTTACCTTGCTTATTCATATATCAAGTAGCAATGTTTACGCGAACGAACATCGAGATATTTAAACGAAAGGGTACCAATTCCAAGTACAATCTCCGCAGCAATAAACACCATAACAGACTTGTTGCCGAAGCGCACAGACTTGCTAAGTCAGAAAGACATATTTACCACCTAGGACCCGCCGTGTATAACCGCTTGCCTGACAATATAAGAGATGCAGCTACCACCGCCATTTTTAAAGCCAGATTAAAAAAGTGGCTATTGCTTGAATTGTTTTACGATTACGACGAATTCTTTGAATTGCCGTTGACACTTTAATAGTACGATAAATATgtgataaatataaataaatatacataaatataaataattataactgtatactataattataatatagttTAACATAGATATTGTTTATaccaaatgaaataaatatatttgagtttaatacacaataataacataatatattatttagtaCTGACATGTAACGATCTGTTATcaaataaatttcatttcatttcatttgcattaggggaccgatttttgagtttcGAACTcacgaattcgccgtttgaAAGTCTCCGTTTCAAAGGAAACGACAAaatgctattttttttaaagtaaggcTAGTAATTTTTAATATAGTGGTAATAACCTCTTGTTTTCAAttttgttagtagaatttaaatcgctagtagtggagatattattcaACGAAATTCACGATATCGAATGGTCGGCATTCCAAAATCGGCCCTTGATATTACGAAAGCGATACAGACTCCAAATTTCAATGTTACTACGAAAACTACccatcatttt
Above is a window of Leguminivora glycinivorella isolate SPB_JAAS2020 chromosome 19, LegGlyc_1.1, whole genome shotgun sequence DNA encoding:
- the LOC125236251 gene encoding uncharacterized protein LOC125236251 isoform X1 gives rise to the protein MGDINIDLLNNTSIKRQLLDILSSHGFSQYVQDVTRRDGTSATLLDHAYCNIRDDRVAATCIDTNLSDHAAQRLTVPRPPRHATPAPITKRVYSNKNRASFVSALDSIDWNRIVTTYLSDCNTFAKKVIIILTNLLDIHIPLKKIIPQRKVCPWIDSEIIELRLLSNELSNLSKKFPHNTSLIQSSEKVLNSYNRELKAKRTAYFNSVITNNPNKSKAMWSAINTELARKARERVDYTELLVDSANRPFATKQQAVDALNHEFVSAAAACGAPAANRGRCITALSRGYGASDSSMRLKPFTHDEVESIFKNLIASKNSTDTYGLSSKLLKQASPSICHVLDQLYNSCMRSGVYPDSMKKVKICPLYKGKGKKSAIKSYRPISLVPGLSKCFEVGINKRLLNFWTPRNVLSDNQYAYRSGRSTTDLVRKVVRCVMSAREARRPVAVICCDLSRAFDTADHSLIADKLAHYGIRGPASQYQVAMFTRTNIEIFKRKGTNSKYNLRSNKHHNRLVAEAHRLAKSERHIYHLGPAVYNRLPDNIRDAATTAIFKARLKKWLLLELFYDYDEFFELPLTL
- the LOC125236251 gene encoding uncharacterized protein LOC125236251 isoform X2 yields the protein MGDINIDLLNNTSIKRQLLDILSSHGFSQYVQDVTRRDGTSATLLDHAYCNIRDDRVAATCIDTNLSDHAAQRLTVPRPPRHATPAPITKRVYSNKNRASFVSALDSIDWNRIVTTYLSDCNTFAKKVIIILTNLLDIHIPLKKIIPQRKVCPWIDSEIIELRLLSNELSNLSKKFPHNTSLIQSSEKVLNSYNRELKAKRTAYFNSVITNNPNKSKAMWSAINTELARKARERVDYTELLVDSANRPFATKQQAVDALNHEFVSAAAACGAPAANRGRCITALSRGYGASDSSMRLKPFTHDEVESIFKNLIASKNSTDTYGLSSKLLKQASPSICHVLDQLYNSCMRSGVYPDSMKKVKICPLYKGKGKKSAIKSYRPISLVPGLSKCFEVGINKRLLNFWTPRNVLSDNQYAYRSGRSTTDLVRKVVRCVMSAREARRPVAVICCDLSRAFDTADHSLIADKLAHYGIRGPASIYQVAMFTRTNIEIFKRKGTNSKYNLRSNKHHNRLVAEAHRLAKSERHIYHLGPAVYNRLPDNIRDAATTAIFKARLKKWLLLELFYDYDEFFELPLTL